The following proteins are encoded in a genomic region of Bacillota bacterium:
- a CDS encoding capsular polysaccharide biosynthesis protein CapF — translation MKILVTGAKGFLGKNLIAELKNRGYRELLCYDCDSDPSLLDIFTAECEFVFHLAGVNRPKDTNEFIQGNFEFTSRLIDCLKRNKNKAPIVVSSSIQAVKDNPYGASKKAGEDALFDYAADSGAKVMIYRLQNVFGKWSRPNYNSVVATFCNNIAHSLPIQINDLEAKLNLIYIDDVVNEFIRALEGKANYFGNFCRVEPVYEVTLGELSKRIYSFKESRENLFIPDFSDDFTKKLYSTYLSYLPQDEFSYQLTPHTDHRGSFTEFIKTSDFGQVSVNVSVPGVTKGNHWHHTKNEKFLVVSGSGIIQFRRVGDENVISYPVRSDRLTVVDIPCGYTHSITNTGDGDLVTIMWASEPFDKDNPDTYYMEV, via the coding sequence ATGAAAATTCTCGTGACAGGTGCGAAAGGATTCTTAGGCAAAAATTTAATAGCAGAGCTTAAAAACAGAGGATATAGAGAATTATTATGCTATGATTGTGACTCTGATCCATCACTGCTTGATATTTTTACTGCAGAATGTGAATTCGTATTTCATCTTGCGGGAGTTAACCGACCTAAAGACACGAATGAATTCATACAGGGCAATTTTGAATTTACATCCAGACTGATAGACTGTCTGAAAAGAAATAAAAATAAAGCTCCTATTGTTGTATCATCATCGATTCAAGCGGTTAAGGATAACCCATATGGGGCAAGCAAAAAGGCGGGGGAAGACGCTCTGTTCGATTATGCCGCAGATTCAGGCGCAAAGGTCATGATATACAGGCTTCAAAACGTATTCGGGAAATGGTCAAGACCAAATTATAACAGCGTCGTAGCAACCTTTTGCAATAATATTGCACATAGTTTGCCTATACAAATTAACGATCTTGAGGCTAAGCTTAATCTTATATACATAGACGACGTTGTAAATGAATTCATAAGAGCGCTTGAAGGTAAAGCAAATTATTTCGGAAACTTCTGCCGGGTCGAGCCGGTTTATGAAGTTACACTTGGCGAATTATCGAAACGAATATACTCTTTTAAAGAAAGCAGGGAAAATTTATTTATTCCAGATTTTAGTGACGATTTTACTAAAAAACTGTATTCTACATATTTAAGTTACTTGCCCCAGGATGAATTTTCCTATCAGTTAACGCCCCATACTGATCATAGGGGATCATTTACTGAGTTTATAAAAACCTCAGATTTCGGACAGGTATCTGTTAATGTTTCTGTACCGGGAGTTACAAAGGGAAATCATTGGCATCACACTAAAAATGAGAAATTTCTTGTCGTATCTGGAAGCGGCATAATACAGTTCAGACGCGTTGGTGATGAAAATGTAATATCATATCCGGTAAGATCAGACAGACTTACGGTAGTTGATATACCGTGCGGGTATACGCACAGCATCACTAATACAGGCGACGGCGATTTGGTTACAATAATGTGGGCAAGCGAGCCGTTCGATAAAGATAATCCAGATACGTATTATATGGAGGTTTAA
- the wecB gene encoding UDP-N-acetylglucosamine 2-epimerase (non-hydrolyzing): MDKLKVMTIIGTRPEIIRLSACIKACDKYFKHVFVHTGQNWDYTLNQVFFDDLNLRSPDYFLDSVGDNLGETMGNIIAKSYDVMVKEKPDALLILGDTNSALSAISAKRLKIPIFHMEAGNRCFDENVPEEINRRIVDHISDINLPYTEHSRRYLLSEGLRGERIFVTGSPMAEVLRDHMENINKSDILNKLSLEQGKYIVVSAHREENIDNEKNFFSLMNGINNIAEHYKMPVIYSTHPRSMKFIENRHFKFNPLVQNLKPFGFLDYNKLQMNSYCVLSDSGTLSEESAMLGFCGVLLRTSTERPEVLDKGTVVIGGINGNDVEQAIDIAVSMRQNKEVTILAQDYMDKNVSVKVVKIIQSYTKIINKFVWDKNW; this comes from the coding sequence GTGGATAAATTAAAGGTAATGACAATTATAGGCACAAGGCCGGAAATCATTAGGTTGTCAGCCTGTATAAAAGCATGTGATAAATATTTTAAACATGTATTTGTACATACAGGGCAGAACTGGGACTATACACTTAACCAGGTGTTTTTTGATGATCTGAACCTTCGTTCTCCCGATTATTTTCTTGACAGTGTCGGTGATAATCTTGGTGAAACAATGGGAAATATAATTGCAAAGTCTTACGATGTAATGGTCAAAGAAAAGCCTGACGCGCTTTTGATTCTTGGCGATACAAATTCTGCCCTTTCTGCAATTAGCGCAAAGCGTCTGAAGATCCCTATTTTCCATATGGAAGCTGGCAACCGCTGCTTTGATGAAAATGTTCCGGAAGAAATAAACAGACGTATAGTGGATCATATCAGCGATATAAATCTGCCTTATACAGAACATTCACGACGCTATCTATTAAGCGAGGGCTTGCGCGGAGAACGCATATTCGTTACTGGGTCTCCTATGGCCGAGGTGCTTCGTGACCATATGGAAAATATCAATAAAAGCGATATATTAAATAAGCTTTCACTTGAACAAGGCAAATATATAGTCGTCTCTGCTCATAGAGAGGAAAATATAGATAATGAGAAAAACTTTTTTTCTCTTATGAACGGGATTAACAATATAGCAGAACATTATAAAATGCCTGTGATTTATTCAACTCACCCTCGCAGCATGAAGTTTATAGAAAATAGACACTTTAAATTTAATCCACTTGTTCAAAATTTAAAGCCGTTTGGATTTCTTGATTACAATAAGCTTCAGATGAATAGTTACTGCGTTCTGTCTGACAGCGGCACATTATCTGAGGAAAGCGCAATGCTGGGTTTTTGCGGAGTTTTGCTTAGAACTTCGACAGAAAGACCTGAAGTGCTTGATAAGGGGACTGTCGTTATCGGAGGTATAAATGGAAATGATGTTGAGCAGGCTATAGATATTGCTGTGTCGATGCGTCAAAATAAAGAGGTAACCATTTTGGCGCAAGACTATATGGATAAAAATGTGTCTGTTAAGGTTGTAAAGATAATTCAAAGTTATACAAAAATCATAAATAAGTTTGTATGGGATAAAAACTGGTAA
- a CDS encoding polysaccharide biosynthesis protein, protein MFNGKTLLITGGTGSFGNAVLKRALNSDIGEIRIFSRDEKKQDDMRNHYHNDKIKFYIGDVRDISSVKSAMYNVDYIFHSAALKQVPSCEFFPLEAVKTNVIGTDNVLTAAIEAGVKKVICLSTDKAAYPVNAMGTSKAMMEKVFIAKSRTISPDKTLICGTRYGNVMCSRGSVIPLFIEQIKNNLPITVTEPSMTRYIMSLEEAVELVIFAFEHAETGDIMVQKAPACTIGDLAQAVKELFNAPNEVKIIGVRHGEKLYETLLTKEEYVKAIDMGGFFRVPADTRDLNYDKYFINGNQKLACGEDYNSNNTEQLDLEKVKKKLLTLDYIRQELENWRRRV, encoded by the coding sequence ATGTTTAATGGTAAAACGCTGCTCATTACGGGCGGAACTGGTTCTTTTGGAAACGCAGTATTAAAACGTGCCCTCAACTCTGATATCGGAGAAATCAGAATTTTTTCAAGAGATGAAAAAAAACAGGATGACATGAGAAATCACTACCATAATGATAAAATCAAATTTTATATTGGCGACGTAAGGGACATTTCAAGTGTCAAATCGGCAATGTACAATGTTGATTATATTTTTCATTCCGCGGCGCTTAAACAGGTGCCCTCTTGCGAGTTTTTCCCCCTTGAAGCGGTAAAGACAAACGTTATTGGAACAGATAACGTTTTGACAGCGGCAATCGAAGCCGGTGTTAAAAAAGTGATTTGTCTTTCAACAGACAAGGCTGCTTATCCTGTTAATGCAATGGGCACTTCAAAGGCAATGATGGAGAAGGTGTTCATAGCTAAATCACGCACGATTTCTCCAGATAAAACATTGATATGCGGGACACGCTATGGCAATGTCATGTGTTCGAGGGGATCGGTGATTCCGCTGTTTATTGAACAGATAAAAAACAATCTTCCGATAACGGTAACCGAGCCTTCAATGACGCGCTATATAATGAGCCTTGAAGAGGCTGTAGAACTTGTGATCTTTGCATTTGAACATGCTGAAACCGGAGATATAATGGTTCAGAAAGCGCCAGCATGTACAATCGGGGATTTAGCGCAGGCAGTTAAGGAGTTATTTAATGCGCCAAACGAGGTAAAAATAATAGGTGTTCGCCATGGCGAAAAATTGTATGAAACGCTTTTAACTAAAGAAGAATACGTAAAGGCTATTGACATGGGCGGCTTTTTCAGGGTTCCGGCTGACACTCGCGACTTAAATTATGATAAGTATTTTATTAACGGAAATCAAAAACTTGCATGTGGAGAAGATTACAATTCCAACAATACCGAACAGCTTGATCTTGAAAAAGTTAAGAAGAAACTCTTGACTTTGGATTACATAAGGCAAGAATTGGAGAATTGGAGAAGAAGAGTATGA
- the sigK gene encoding RNA polymerase sporulation sigma factor SigK, with the protein MFFLPAAPLLSVVMTNVVFLLLYVSGGRSFPKPLTPAEERKYLQLSREGDKHARDVLIERNLRLVVHIIKKYYSSINDQDDLISIGTMGLIKAIDTFDIKKGTHLATYAARCIENEILMYFRSYKKSAGDISLNDPIDTDKDGNTLSLIDILSCEESIIDNVDLENRVTLLHKFMDSMLTDRERNIIIMRYGLNGTKPKTQQQIAKLLNISRSYVSRIEKKALQNLYKAFINYEIEMSKKKKRSPRNKAKIK; encoded by the coding sequence ATGTTTTTTCTGCCGGCAGCTCCTCTTCTTTCTGTAGTAATGACAAATGTAGTATTTTTACTCTTATATGTGTCAGGAGGACGTTCATTTCCAAAGCCGCTTACTCCAGCAGAAGAAAGAAAATACCTCCAGCTTTCAAGAGAGGGAGATAAGCATGCCCGTGATGTTCTAATCGAGCGAAATCTCCGCCTTGTCGTGCATATAATAAAAAAATACTATTCAAGTATAAATGATCAGGATGATTTGATTTCTATAGGAACGATGGGACTTATAAAAGCAATAGATACTTTTGATATAAAAAAGGGCACCCACCTGGCAACTTATGCCGCAAGATGCATAGAAAATGAAATTTTGATGTACTTTAGAAGTTATAAAAAATCTGCAGGCGACATTTCGCTCAATGATCCGATAGATACGGATAAAGATGGAAATACACTGTCGCTAATTGATATCTTATCTTGCGAGGAAAGTATCATAGACAATGTCGACCTAGAGAATCGGGTTACCCTTTTACATAAATTCATGGATAGTATGCTCACTGACAGAGAACGTAACATTATAATAATGCGCTATGGGCTTAACGGAACAAAACCGAAAACACAGCAGCAAATTGCAAAACTTCTTAATATTTCAAGATCGTACGTATCAAGGATCGAGAAAAAAGCGCTTCAAAATTTGTACAAGGCATTTATAAACTATGAAATTGAAATGTCAAAGAAAAAAAAGAGATCCCCAAGGAATAAAGCAAAAATAAAATAA